Proteins co-encoded in one Salvia splendens isolate huo1 chromosome 4, SspV2, whole genome shotgun sequence genomic window:
- the LOC121800233 gene encoding uncharacterized protein LOC121800233 — MAAMQRRLVEQNARAAPQPVQNLFAHRRVANPPVNNAGIAANNFELKPGLINRAEAHAFGGTGSEDANKHLTKFIQISNTVKANGVTDDQVRLRLFPFSLKDDAKEWYDSMGPNSVPIWDAMVQLFLEKYYPPNEALKRQAEVIQYVMQPQENVQEAWKRFKYFMRRCPNHGLSPGQQILAFYRGSTPKSMRELNMSAGGSLLKLGEYDALEVIERVASNAEGWRNKRSKTYMVASASDVDRMDMMSKQLDFLTSKLGFMGTEPFRLESHQRIEDVNYVHQGGNNRNFNNYRPNQGGGNYNNYGNKPPPGLQVSNGQIKELKKVELEDVLMAFMKQTGDCMADSDKRLKKVESEVQDLSTHMKSMDNQMSQIAQSVSKLHTSGQFPGQPIVNPKDCKAIQLRSGKSYEGPHMPETVVEKEKEAELGRARLGGGA, encoded by the exons ATGGCTGCCATGCAGAGGCGGTTGGTTGAGCAGAATGCGAGAGCAGCACCACAGCCTGTGCAGAATTTGTTTGCACACAGACGGGTGGCTAATCCACCGGTCAACAATGCTGGGATTGCCGCCAACAACTTTGAATTGAAACCGGGGTTGATAAACAGGGCAGAAGCACATGCATTTGGTGGAACAGGCTCAGAAGATGCCAACAAGCACCTCACCAAGTTTATACAAATTAGCAACACAGTGAAGGCTAATGGGGTCACCGACGATCAAGTTCGCCTCAGACTGTTTCCCTTCTCCTTGAAGGATGATGCCAAAGAGTGGTATGATAGTATGGGACCTAACTCTGTGCCAATATGGGATGCAATGGTGCAGTTATTCTTGGAGAAGTATTACCCGCCCAACGAGGCACTTAAACGGCAAGCAGAAGTTATTCAGTATGTGATGCAGCCTCAAGAGAATGTTCAAGAGGCATGGAAAAGGTTCAAATACTTCATGAGACGATGCCCCAACCACGGTTTAAGCCCGGGGCAACAAATCCTAGCTTTTTACAGGGGAAGCACTCCGAAATCAATGCGCGAGTTGAACATGAGCGCAGGGGGGTCACTCCTTAAGTTGGGAGAATATGATGCACTTGAGGTGATTGAAAGGGTAGCCTCAAATGCTGAGGGATGGAGGAACAAGAGAAGCAAAACCTACATGGTGGCATCTGCATCGGACGTTGATAGGATGGACATGATGTCTAAGCAGCTGGATTTCTTGACTAGCAAGCTTGGTTTTATGGGAACAGAGCCATTTAGGCTCGAAAGCCATCAAAGGATTGAAGATGTAAATTATGTGCATCAAGGGGGCAACAATAGGAACTTCAACAACTACCGTCCCAATCAAGGGGGTGGTAACTACAACAATTATGGGAACAAG CCTCCCCCGGGGTTACAAGTGTCAAATGGCCAAATTAAGGAGCTAAAGAAGGTCGAGCTTGAAGATGTCTTGATGGCGTTTATGAAACAAACAGGGGATTGTATGGCCGACTCTGATAAGAGGCTGAAAAAGGTAGAGTCAGAGGTGCAAGACTTGAGCACACACATGAAGAGTATGGACAATCAAATGAGTCAGATAGCTCAATCTGTGAGCAAATTACATACATCGGGCCAATTTCCAGGGCAGCCAATTGTGAACCCCAAAGATTGCAAGGCAATCCAGCTTAGGAGTGGTAAAAGCTATGAGGGTCCACATATGCCAGAGACTGTAGTTGAAAAGGAGAAGGAAGCAGAATTAGGCAGAGCCAGATTAGGAGGAGGAGCCTGA
- the LOC121797732 gene encoding pentatricopeptide repeat-containing protein At1g52640, mitochondrial-like, giving the protein MAIRSLIRGLSSRYTPTTAKHFSIHSIALQSHKTISHIPPQPLVNDLSRILSDHREPQHDLESALAPFTPQISTDLVEQVLKRCSNLGFSAQRLFRWAQQIPGFQHSKESYRVLVDILGRSREFPFLWDFLTEMKTTESCEVTREIFWIVFRAYSRANSPKDAIRAFNKMLDFGIRPCLDDLDQLLFALCKRKHINHAQEFFDHVKDDAGLNPSVKTYSILMKGWGETGECGRVQKLFDEMLQRGCEADLLAWNSVLDALCKGGEADEAYELFRSMRSKGLEPDAYSYSIFIRAYCEADDVHSVFRILDTMKRYNLVANVFTYNCIIKRLCKNRKMDEAYDLLHEMVEIGAKPDTWSYNTILAVHCDHNEVNMALNLISRMDKTDCDPDKHTYNMVLKMLIRIGRFDRVEKVWESMEKRGFHPGVSTYTVMIHGLCRKRGKLEEACKFFEMMIDEGIPPGDTTVELLRNKLIGFGFAERTDILAEKMERSSSASVRDVANVMRGNRVREGRRLRNEEVYSDESDG; this is encoded by the coding sequence ATGGCGATTAGATCACTCATCCGTGGTCTCTCCTCTCGCTACACTCCCACAACAGCCAAGCATTTCTCGATTCACTCAATCGCCCTTCAATCCCACAAAACAATCTCACACATTCCTCCTCAGCCCCTCGTCAACGATCTCTCCCGCATTCTCAGCGACCACAGAGAGCCGCAACACGACCTCGAATCCGCCCTCGCTCCGTTCACTCCACAGATTTCCACTGATTTAGTCGAACAGGTCTTGAAACGCTGCAGCAATCTCGGTTTCTCAGCTCAAAGACTCTTTCGCTGGGCTCAGCAAATCCCCGGTTTTCAACACAGTAAAGAGAGCTACCGCGTTCTCGTTGATATCCTCGGACGCAGCAGAGAGTTCCCGTTTCTGTGGGATTTCTTGACGGAGATGAAAACCACCGAATCATGTGAAGTAACTCGAGAAATCTTCTGGATAGTGTTTAGGGCTTACAGTAGGGCTAATTCACCGAAAGATGCAATTAGGGCTTTTAATAAGATGCTTGATTTTGGAATTAGGCCTTGTTTGGATGATCTCGATCAGTTACTGTTTGCACTGTGTAAAAGGAAGCATATAAATCACGCGCAGGAGTTCTTCGATCACGTTAAAGACGACGCTGGATTGAACCCGAGTGTGAAAACATACAGCATTTTGATGAAAGGTTGGGGCGAAACCGGCGAATGCGGCCGTGTACAGAAACTGTTCGATGAAATGCTTCAAAGAGGCTGTGAAGCTGATTTGCTCGCTTGGAACAGCGTGCTCGACGCGCTATGCAAAGGGGGGGAAGCAGACGAAGCTTACGAGCTCTTTCGCAGCATGAGGAGCAAAGGGCTCGAACCCGATGCTTACTCCTATTCGATTTTCATCCGTGCTTACTGCGAAGCAGATGATGTCCATTCTGTTTTCCGCATTCTTGACACGATGAAGAGGTACAATCTCGTGGCGAATGTGTTCACCTACAACTGCATAATCAAGAGGCTCTGCAAGAATCGGAAGATGGACGAGGCGTACGACCTTCTGCACGAGATGGTCGAGATAGGTGCAAAACCAGATACATGGAGCTACAACACGATCTTAGCCGTCCACTGTGATCACAATGAGGTGAACATGGCTCTCAATCTGATCTCGAGAATGGATAAAACCGATTGTGATCCGGATAAACACACCTACAACATGGTGTTAAAAATGCTGATCAGAATAGGGAGGTTTGATCGGGTTGAGAAAGTGTGGGAGTCGATGGAGAAGAGGGGGTTCCATCCCGGTGTCTCGACGTACACTGTGATGATTCATGGACTCTGTAGGAAGAGAGGGAAGCTGGAGGAAGCTTGCAAATTTTTTGAGATGATGATTGATGAAGGGATACCACCAGGTGATACGACGGTTGAGCTGCTGAGAAACAAGCTAATCGGGTTTGGATTCGCGGAGAGGACAGATATATTGGCGGAGAAGATGGAGCGGAGCAGTTCTGCTTCGGTTCGGGATGTAGCGAATGTGATGAGAGGGAATAGAGTGCGGGAGGGGAGGAGGTTGAGAAATGAGGAAGTTTATTCGGATGAAAGCGATGGATGA